Proteins from a genomic interval of Rosa chinensis cultivar Old Blush chromosome 2, RchiOBHm-V2, whole genome shotgun sequence:
- the LOC112187959 gene encoding UPF0235 protein C15orf40 homolog, giving the protein MAPAKKGKAKAKPAAAAESTQSSATNNFPACIRSVPPSSVAITIHAKPGSKLASITDFSDEALGVQIDAPAKDGEANAALLDYISSVLGVKRRQVSIGCGSKSRDKVVIVEEMTLQSVFDILERASKCSA; this is encoded by the exons ATGGCTCCAGCGAAGAAGGGAAAGGCCAAGGCCAAACCTGCCGCCGCCGCCGAGTCGACTCAGTCCTCCGCTACCAACAATTTCCCGGCATGTATTCGCTCCGTACCTCCCTCCTCCGTCGCCATCACCATCCACGCCAAGCCTGGCTCCAAACTCGCCTCCATcactg ATTTCAGTGATGAGGCGTTGGGTGTGCAGATCGACGCCCCTGCAAAGGACGGCGAAGCTAACGCCGCCCTACTCGACTACATTAGTTcg GTTTTAGGTGTAAAAAGAAGGCAGGTTTCTATTGGATGTGGCTCTAAATCAAGAGACAAGGTTGTTATTGTAGAGGAGATGACACTACAAAGTGTTTTTGACATTCTGGAGAGAGCTTCAAAGTGCAGCGCATAG